The following are encoded together in the Salvia hispanica cultivar TCC Black 2014 chromosome 6, UniMelb_Shisp_WGS_1.0, whole genome shotgun sequence genome:
- the LOC125192283 gene encoding probable protein phosphatase 2C 63: MFRSCCLRCFGLRNADALLWHSELKPHASGEFSIAVVQANSNLEDQSQVYTSPSATYVGVYDGHGGPEASRFVNSHLFPHLHKFSKEQGGLSTDVIKKAFNATEEDFTRLVKRSLPIKPQIASVGSCCLVGAISNGELYVANLGDSRAVLGRRGFDGEKKLVAERLSTDHNVSSEDVRREVEALHPDDSPVVIYCRGVWRIKGIIQVSRSIGDVYLKKPEFHRDPIFQQYGNFVPMKRPLMSAEPSIVTRKLRPQDMFIIFASDGLWEQLSDDEAVQIVSKYPRAGIAKRLVAAAIQEAAKKREVRYKDIKKIERGVRRHFHDDITVIVMYLDHQTTISTPKHKQGTVGSTSPPIDIHSHNSDETMESSSDRIFPNKESRANVLY; the protein is encoded by the exons ATGTTCCGATCCTGCTGTTTGCGCTGCTTTGGCCTCCGAAATGCCGACGCCTTGCTCTGGCACTCCGAATTGAAGCCCCACGCCTCCGGTGAATTCTCGATCGCCGTCGTCCAGGCCAATTCCAACCTAGAGGATCAGAGCCAGGTCTATACCTCCCCCTCCGCCACCTACGTCGGAGTTTACGACGGCCACGGTGGACCTGAGGCCTCCCGCTTTGTCAACAGCCACCTCTTCCCTCATCTCCACA AATTTTCCAAGGAGCAAGGGGGATTATCGACGGATGTGATAAAGAAGGCTTTCAATGCCACTGAAGAGGATTTCACTCGCTTAGTGAAGAGATCATTGCCAATCAAACCACAGATTGCTTCAGTCGGATCGTGTTGCTTGGTTGGTGCAATTTCAAACGGTGAATTGTATGTTGCAAACTTGGGAGATTCAAGAGCTGTTCTCGGTCGCAGAGGTTTTGATGGAGAGAAGAAGTTAGTAGCGGAGAGGTTGTCTACAGACCATAATGTTTCGTCCGAAGATGTTAGGAGGGAGGTTGAAGCTCTTCATCCTGATGATTCACCTGTTGTGATTTATTGCCGAGGGGTTTGGAGAATCAAGGGAATCATTCAG GTATCTAGATCAATTGGTGATGTCTATTTGAAGAAGCCCGAGTTTCACAGAGACCCTATTTTCCAGCAGTATGGAAATTTTGTCCCCATGAAGCGACCTCTTATGTCGGCTGAACCTTCCATTGTAACCAGAAAGCTGAGACCACAAgatatgtttattatttttgcctCTGATGGTCTGTGGGAGCAACTCAGCGATGATGAAGCGGTTCAAATAGTTTCCAAGTACCCAAGAGCT GGAATAGCCAAGAGGTTGGTTGCAGCTGCCATTCAGGAAGCAGCAAAGAAGAGAGAAGTGAGGTACAAAGATATCAAGAAGATCGAGAGGGGTGTGAGGAGGCATTTCCATGATGACATTACTGTAATTGTGATGTATCTTGATCACCAAACAACAATCTCCACTCCTAAGCATAAGCAAGGCACAGTTGGATCTACTTCTCCGCCTATTGATATCCATTCCCATAACTCGGATGAAACGATGGAAAGTTCTAGCGACAGGATCTTTCCCAACAAAGAATCACGAGCAAATGTGTTATACTGA
- the LOC125192282 gene encoding (S)-8-oxocitronellyl enol synthase ISY1, whose protein sequence is MSWWWAGAIGAAKKKIDVDEAPPNYQSVALVVGVTGIVGNSLAEILPLSDTPGGPWKVYGVARRPRPSWNEDHPINYITCDVSDADDVKTKLSPLTDITNIFYATWTNRSTEKENCEANGEMLKNVLNVVIPNCPNLKHICLQTGRKHYLGPFDSLVKFQPHDPPFTEDLPRLDCLNFYYTLEDILLVEAGKKEGLTWSVHRPGVIFGFSPYSIMNFVGTLCAYAAICKHEGAVLRYPGSKTTWDGYADCSDADLVAEHQIWAAVDPYAKNEAFNVSNGDVFRWKHFWKVLAEQFGVECGEYEEGKEVKLQELMKDKGPVWDEIVRENGLAPTKLEDIGHWWLIDVVFQNACLLDTMNKSKEHGFLGFRNSKNSFISWIDKVKAYKIVP, encoded by the exons ATGAGCTGGTGGTGGGCTGGAGCTATTGGCGCTGCAAAG aaaaaaatcgaTGTAGATGAGGCACCGCCGAACTACCAGAGCGTGGCTCTTGTGGTGGGGGTGACCGGAATCGTTGGGAACAGCCTCGCGGAGATCCTTCCTCTCTCCGACACTCCAGGTGGCCCGTGGAAGGTTTATGGCGTGGCGCGCCGCCCCCGCCCCTCCTGGAACGAGGATCACCCAATCAACTACATCACCTGCGATGTATCCGACGCCGACGACGTCAAAACAAAGCTATCCCCTCTCACCGATATAACCAACATTTTCTATGCCACGTGGACTAACAGATCCACCGAGAAGGAGAATTGTGAAGCTAATGGGGAAATGTTGAAAAATGTGCTGAATGTTGTCATCCCTAATTGCCCCAATTTGAAGCATATCTGTTTGCAGACTGGTAGGAAGCATTATCTCGGTCCATTTGATTCTCTAGTGAAGTTTCAGCCTCATGATCCTCCGTTTACCGAGGATTTGCCTCGATTGGATTGCTTGAATTTCTATTATACCCTAGAGGATATTCTGCTTGTGGAAGCTGGGAAGAAGGAGGGTTTGACTTGGTCCGTGCACCGCCCTGGGGTTATATTCGGGTTCTCACCGTACAgcattatgaattttgttggAACGCTTTGTGCGTACGCAGCTATTTGCAAGCATGAGGGTGCGGTTTTGAGGTATCCCGGTAGTAAGACTACTTGGGATGGATACGCGGATTGCTCGGATGCGGATTTGGTTGCGGAGCATCAGATATGGGCAGCTGTGGATCCTTACGCAAAGAATGAGGCGTTCAATGTGAGCAATGGCGATGTTTTTAGATGGAAGCATTTCTGGAAGGTGTTGGCGGAGCAGTTTGGGGTGGAGTGTGGGGAGTATGAGGAAGGGAAGGAGGTTAAACTGCAGGAGTTGATGAAGGATAAAGGTCCGGTTTGGGACGAGATCGTGAGGGAGAATGGCTTGGCGCCTACCAAGTTGGAGGATATTGGGCATTGGTGGTTGATAGATGTTGTGTTTCAGAATGCATGTTTGCTGGATACAATGAACAAAAGCAAGGAGCATGGATTTCTTGGATTCAGGAATTCCAAGAATTCCTTCATTTCTTGGATTGATAAGGTGAAAGCTTACAAGATTGTTCCTTGA
- the LOC125196237 gene encoding pentatricopeptide repeat-containing protein At5g02860 isoform X1, whose protein sequence is MAEKLALPLILPNPPPSKPLFQDLPPSAAAPPLPPPNLSPLFHDYLSQQSPATTSSHDPFSLQRPRHRIGKHRDPNKGKPWLNRRLSPLGERTLHSLINPQFNPAKLHQELSALLRYRIEDSEFSEDYIDAVFSDLLGIIKGLGFHKKCDLAMSVFDWIKNRSDSQKLINGSVVAVVITMLGKDGRISAAASLLHNLQKDGYGIDVYAYTSLITVFARNGRYREAVMVFRKMEEEGCKPTLITYNVILNVFGKMGMPWHKIMEVFDGMKSSGVVPDAYTYNTIISCCRRGSLYEEAKVMFEEMKSAGYVPDKVTYNALLDVYGKSRRPEEAKEVLREMEVNDFSPSIVTYNSLISAYARDGLLEEAMELKDKMMDKGIKPDVFTYTTLLSGFEKAGKDDSAMKVFEEMQAAGCNPNICTFNALIKMFGNRGKFTEMMKIFDDMKASGCKADVVTWNTLLAVFGQNGMDTEVSGVFKEMKKSGFVAERDTFNTLISAYSRCGAFDQAMAIYKLMLKAGVAPDLSTYNAVLAALARGGLWEQSEKVFAEMMNGRCKPNQMTYSSLLHAYANGKKVEKIHDLARDIYDGAIEPHPVLLKTLVLVYSKSDLVHETEQAFLELRRKGFSPDVPTLNAMVSIYGRRQLLDKANEILNFMKENGITPSLTTYNSLMYMHSRSGNFEKAEEILRYLVSKGVKLDIISYNTVIYGYCRNGRMKDASRIFEEMTASGVAPDVITYNTFVASYAAEAMFVEAISVIRYMIKHGCRPNESTYNSIVDWYCKLNRSEEAMMFVTNIRQLNPLVSKDEETRLLQRLTTR, encoded by the coding sequence ATGGCGGAAAAGCTAGCTCTCCCTCTTATCCTCCCAAATCCCCCTCCCTCTAAACCTCTCTTCCAAGACTTGCCTCCCTCAGCCGCCGCGCCTCCTCTCCCCCCTCCCAACTTATCCCCTCTCTTCCACGATTACCTTTCCCAACAAAGCCCCGCCACCACCTCCTCCCACGACCCCTTCTCCCTCCAGCGCCCACGCCATCGCATCGGCAAGCACCGCGACCCCAACAAGGGCAAGCCCTGGCTCAATCGCCGCCTCTCTCCTCTAGGTGAGCGCACTCTCCACTCCCTCATCAATCCTCAATTCAATCCGGCCAAGCTCCACCAAGAGCTATCCGCTTTGCTTAGGTATAGAATTGAAGACTCCGAATTTTCTGAGGATTATATAGATGCTGTATTTTCTGATTTATTGGGTATAATTAAGGGTTTGGggtttcataaaaaatgcGACTTGGCTATGAGTGTTTTCGATTGGATAAAGAATCGTTCGGATTCGCAGAAATTGATCAATGGGTCTGTCGTAGCGGTGGTGATTACTATGTTGGGGAAGGATGGCCGGATTTCTGCTGCAGCTTCTCTGCTGCATAATTTGCAGAAAGATGGATATGGGATTGATGTGTATGCTTACACTTCCTTGATTACTGTTTTTGCTAGAAATGGGAGGTATAGGGAGGCTGTAATGGTGTTCAGGAAAATGGAGGAGGAGGGTTGCAAGCCTACTTTGATAACTTATAATGTGATTTTGAATGTTTTTGGCAAAATGGGGATGCCTTGGCACAAAATCATGGAGGTTTTTGATGGTATGAAGAGCTCAGGTGTCGTTCCTGATGCTTACACGTACAACACCATCATAAGTTGTTGTAGGAGGGGATCTTTGTATGAAGAAGCTAAAGTGATGTTTGAGGAGATGAAATCAGCTGGTTATGTGCCCGATAAGGTTACTTATAATGCTTTGTTGGATGTTTATGGGAAGTCGAGGAGGCCTGAGGAGGCGAAAGAAGTTTTGAGGGAGATGGAGGTTAATGATTTCTCCCCGAGCATAGTGACTTACAATTCATTGATATCTGCTTATGCTAGGGACGGTTTGTTGGAGGAGGCGATGGAGCTGAAAGATAAGATGATGGATAAGGGGATCAAGCCGGATGTGTTTACTTATACTACATTGTTGTCAGGCTTTGAGAAGGCTGGGAAGGATGATTCTGCGATGAAGGTGTTTGAGGAGATGCAAGCTGCAGGCTGCAATCCAAACATCTGCACTTTCAATGCTCTGATTAAGATGTTTGGGAATCGTGGCAAGTTTACGGAGATGATGAAGATTTTTGATGATATGAAGGCGTCTGGATGCAAGGCTGATGTTGTTACTTGGAACACTCTCTTGGCCGTATTTGGGCAGAATGGGATGGACACGGAGGTATCGGGAGTGTTCAAGGAAATGAAGAAGTCGGGGTTTGTGGCTGAGAGAGACACGTTTAACACGTTGATTAGTGCTTATAGTAGGTGTGGAGCTTTTGACCAGGCAATGGCTATATACAAGCTCATGTTGAAGGCGGGGGTTGCCCCTGACCTATCCACGTACAATGCTGTTTTGGCAGCGTTGGCACGAGGGGGGCTGTGGGAGCAGTCAGAGAAAGTGTTTGCTGAGATGATGAACGGAAGGTGTAAACCTAACCAGATGACCTATAGCTCGTTGCTTCATGCGTATGCTAATGGGAAGAAAGTCGAGAAGATACACGATCTTGCTAGAGATATATATGATGGTGCAATCGAACCACATCCTGTGTTGCTGAAAACCCTTGTTCTGGTCTACAGCAAGAGTGATCTCGTACATGAAACAGAGCAAGCCTTCCTCGAGCTGAGGAGGAAAGGCTTCTCCCCCGACGTGCCTACCCTAAATGCTATGGTTTCAATATATGGTCGGAGGCAGTTGCTCGACAAGGCCAATGAGATCCTGAACTTCATGAAGGAGAACGGGATCACACCTAGTCTAACAACATACAATAGCTTGATGTACATGCACAGCCGGTCTGGGAACTTTGAGAAAGCTGAGGAGATACTGAGGTATCTGGTGTCGAAAGGGGTGAAGCTCGATATCATCTCGTACAATACTGTGATCTACGGCTACTGCAGGAATGGCCGAATGAAAGATGCATCGAGGATATTCGAGGAGATGACTGCATCCGGGGTTGCCCCAGATGTCATCACATACAATACCTTCGTTGCTAGCTATGCTGCAGAAGCGATGTTTGTGGAGGCCATTAGTGTGATCCGGTATATGATCAAGCACGGCTGCAGGCCGAACGAGAGCACGTATAACTCCATTGTGGATTGGTACTGTAAGCTGAACAGGAGCGAGGAAGCCATGATGTTTGTGACTAATATTCGCCAACTGAATCCTCTGGTATCAAAGGATGAGGAAACCAGGTTATTGCAGAGGCTGACAACGAGATGA
- the LOC125196237 gene encoding pentatricopeptide repeat-containing protein At5g02860 isoform X2 — MAEKLALPLILPNPPPSKPLFQDLPPSAAAPPLPPPNLSPLFHDYLSQQSPATTSSHDPFSLQRPRHRIGKHRDPNKGKPWLNRRLSPLGERTLHSLINPQFNPAKLHQELSALLRNGRYREAVMVFRKMEEEGCKPTLITYNVILNVFGKMGMPWHKIMEVFDGMKSSGVVPDAYTYNTIISCCRRGSLYEEAKVMFEEMKSAGYVPDKVTYNALLDVYGKSRRPEEAKEVLREMEVNDFSPSIVTYNSLISAYARDGLLEEAMELKDKMMDKGIKPDVFTYTTLLSGFEKAGKDDSAMKVFEEMQAAGCNPNICTFNALIKMFGNRGKFTEMMKIFDDMKASGCKADVVTWNTLLAVFGQNGMDTEVSGVFKEMKKSGFVAERDTFNTLISAYSRCGAFDQAMAIYKLMLKAGVAPDLSTYNAVLAALARGGLWEQSEKVFAEMMNGRCKPNQMTYSSLLHAYANGKKVEKIHDLARDIYDGAIEPHPVLLKTLVLVYSKSDLVHETEQAFLELRRKGFSPDVPTLNAMVSIYGRRQLLDKANEILNFMKENGITPSLTTYNSLMYMHSRSGNFEKAEEILRYLVSKGVKLDIISYNTVIYGYCRNGRMKDASRIFEEMTASGVAPDVITYNTFVASYAAEAMFVEAISVIRYMIKHGCRPNESTYNSIVDWYCKLNRSEEAMMFVTNIRQLNPLVSKDEETRLLQRLTTR; from the exons ATGGCGGAAAAGCTAGCTCTCCCTCTTATCCTCCCAAATCCCCCTCCCTCTAAACCTCTCTTCCAAGACTTGCCTCCCTCAGCCGCCGCGCCTCCTCTCCCCCCTCCCAACTTATCCCCTCTCTTCCACGATTACCTTTCCCAACAAAGCCCCGCCACCACCTCCTCCCACGACCCCTTCTCCCTCCAGCGCCCACGCCATCGCATCGGCAAGCACCGCGACCCCAACAAGGGCAAGCCCTGGCTCAATCGCCGCCTCTCTCCTCTAGGTGAGCGCACTCTCCACTCCCTCATCAATCCTCAATTCAATCCGGCCAAGCTCCACCAAGAGCTATCCGCTTTGCTTAG AAATGGGAGGTATAGGGAGGCTGTAATGGTGTTCAGGAAAATGGAGGAGGAGGGTTGCAAGCCTACTTTGATAACTTATAATGTGATTTTGAATGTTTTTGGCAAAATGGGGATGCCTTGGCACAAAATCATGGAGGTTTTTGATGGTATGAAGAGCTCAGGTGTCGTTCCTGATGCTTACACGTACAACACCATCATAAGTTGTTGTAGGAGGGGATCTTTGTATGAAGAAGCTAAAGTGATGTTTGAGGAGATGAAATCAGCTGGTTATGTGCCCGATAAGGTTACTTATAATGCTTTGTTGGATGTTTATGGGAAGTCGAGGAGGCCTGAGGAGGCGAAAGAAGTTTTGAGGGAGATGGAGGTTAATGATTTCTCCCCGAGCATAGTGACTTACAATTCATTGATATCTGCTTATGCTAGGGACGGTTTGTTGGAGGAGGCGATGGAGCTGAAAGATAAGATGATGGATAAGGGGATCAAGCCGGATGTGTTTACTTATACTACATTGTTGTCAGGCTTTGAGAAGGCTGGGAAGGATGATTCTGCGATGAAGGTGTTTGAGGAGATGCAAGCTGCAGGCTGCAATCCAAACATCTGCACTTTCAATGCTCTGATTAAGATGTTTGGGAATCGTGGCAAGTTTACGGAGATGATGAAGATTTTTGATGATATGAAGGCGTCTGGATGCAAGGCTGATGTTGTTACTTGGAACACTCTCTTGGCCGTATTTGGGCAGAATGGGATGGACACGGAGGTATCGGGAGTGTTCAAGGAAATGAAGAAGTCGGGGTTTGTGGCTGAGAGAGACACGTTTAACACGTTGATTAGTGCTTATAGTAGGTGTGGAGCTTTTGACCAGGCAATGGCTATATACAAGCTCATGTTGAAGGCGGGGGTTGCCCCTGACCTATCCACGTACAATGCTGTTTTGGCAGCGTTGGCACGAGGGGGGCTGTGGGAGCAGTCAGAGAAAGTGTTTGCTGAGATGATGAACGGAAGGTGTAAACCTAACCAGATGACCTATAGCTCGTTGCTTCATGCGTATGCTAATGGGAAGAAAGTCGAGAAGATACACGATCTTGCTAGAGATATATATGATGGTGCAATCGAACCACATCCTGTGTTGCTGAAAACCCTTGTTCTGGTCTACAGCAAGAGTGATCTCGTACATGAAACAGAGCAAGCCTTCCTCGAGCTGAGGAGGAAAGGCTTCTCCCCCGACGTGCCTACCCTAAATGCTATGGTTTCAATATATGGTCGGAGGCAGTTGCTCGACAAGGCCAATGAGATCCTGAACTTCATGAAGGAGAACGGGATCACACCTAGTCTAACAACATACAATAGCTTGATGTACATGCACAGCCGGTCTGGGAACTTTGAGAAAGCTGAGGAGATACTGAGGTATCTGGTGTCGAAAGGGGTGAAGCTCGATATCATCTCGTACAATACTGTGATCTACGGCTACTGCAGGAATGGCCGAATGAAAGATGCATCGAGGATATTCGAGGAGATGACTGCATCCGGGGTTGCCCCAGATGTCATCACATACAATACCTTCGTTGCTAGCTATGCTGCAGAAGCGATGTTTGTGGAGGCCATTAGTGTGATCCGGTATATGATCAAGCACGGCTGCAGGCCGAACGAGAGCACGTATAACTCCATTGTGGATTGGTACTGTAAGCTGAACAGGAGCGAGGAAGCCATGATGTTTGTGACTAATATTCGCCAACTGAATCCTCTGGTATCAAAGGATGAGGAAACCAGGTTATTGCAGAGGCTGACAACGAGATGA